In Mesoplodon densirostris isolate mMesDen1 chromosome 2, mMesDen1 primary haplotype, whole genome shotgun sequence, the DNA window TATAGCACTAATGACattgaattataatttttctatttgtttaccTGATAATTAACTAGGCAGAAATTTTCCTTAAGGGCAGGGACAATGTCTATTAATATTTGGTTTCTCAGCACCTatcactgtgcccccagggattgGCTAGCACTCAATGTATACTTGTGAAATGCATAAATTTAATACACAAATGCATACATAGTGAAAATTTTGGCATCTGGCAGGCAAAGTGGACATATATCTTGTTGTTATAGGTACTCTTTTATTTGTACTCCTTAAATTATTATGATAATGATGTGAAAGGCTGGCTTTTAGTGTAAATTCTAATTTAGTAATTTTCTTTAGACTCACAGATAACTTTCTTTTCCTATTAATAttagtagggcctccctggtggcgcagtggttaagagtccgcctgccgatgcaggggatacgggttcgtgccccggtctgggaggatcccatatgccgcggagcggctgggcccgtgagccatggccgctgggcctgcgcgtccggagcctgtgctccgcaacgggagaggccacaacagtgagaggcccgcataccgcaaaaagaaaaaaaaaaaatattagtaaatcattGAAATACTAGGAAGATTACTCTTCTAAAGCTTAGTTGATGTGTTTTTGATTTAAAACACTTAATTCAAAAGATATTTGATAATATGTCTTTTTATGTACCAAGCACCATCCAGGCAGGTGGAAAACATGTCCTGTAGACTGACAGGAGTCAAGAATTATTTCCAAAACATCTGGAAAACCACTGTTAGTCAAATGTAAGTATGCATGAAAGAGTGAAATACAAAACTTAAGGTAGTCAACAAAAGGGTAGCTttgtattactattttttaaaggtatttaaaaaaatttatttatttatttatttatttttggctgcattgggtctttgttgctgtgcacaggctttctctagttacggtgagtgggggctactcttcgttgtggtgtgcaggcttctcattgcggtggcttctcttgttgcagagcacgggctctaggtgcccgggcttcaggagttgtggctcacgggcttagctgctccgcggcatgtgggatcttcccaggatagggctcgaacccatgtcccctgcattggcaggcagattcttaacaccaccagggaagccctgtatcactATGTTTTAAAGTCTGGGAACATTCGATTAAAGTGAGGGTGGATGATAAGAAGTGTGAAGGAAAGGACATCtgattaatgaaaaataatatgcatGGGCATTTTCTCCCTGAAAGTAGGTGTAGGCTATGAAACTTCTCAGTAGCTGCTTGAGGAATTCCCAGACATTTTGTAAAGCTATTTTTTCagaaggcatttttttttaaacagaagccACAGTGGAAAGCATTCAATTTCAAAAAGAGATTAAatgaagcaatctacagatttgcaGCACAGAAAGTACGAACAGAAAGAGTGGAACAAAAGCTAACAATCACTAAGATAACAACTAGaaattactgagcatttactatgtccCAGGTGCTATGTTGGGTATTTtacattattatctcatttaattgccACAAAATCCAATGAGGTAGGAggtattattttcctctttttaatgaGGAGGAACTCATCCTATCACAGTCATGCTTAAGTGGCTGACTCCAAAGCTAGCTCTCTTCACCACGTCACTAAGCAACCTACTATTTGAAACATGTATACTGCAAAGCAGAAAGTTCCTGAGCTATTGCAGACAGCCTGAGAACATTCTACGGTTGGTATAACTGTTCTGATACAATTCATTTTGTCAATAGCATGTAATGGATGCCTGCTGGATGCCTGGCATCCTGACACTCAGTGCTGGGATATGGAGATAATGTAGCCACAGCTCCTGAACTAGAGGAAACTTGGGCTGGTAGTGACCCAGACAAATAAACAAGGGTAACACCATGTAAAAGGGTGCGTTCCTCACCAGGATCGAACCCTGATGTAAGGAGAAGACCACTATTTCCCGATGGGTCTGTGGGAGATGGGGATCAGTTCAGGCTGTTCAAATATGGACAGAAAGTCCAGATGAGAAGCAGTGGGATTTGGATGGTTGATCCAGCCACTCCTGGCTAAGGGCTTTTCCCAATACTCCAATGTGGAGGGTTTGCTAAGAGCTGAAGCGCCTGTTGCCATTCTTGAATGTCTCCATTCAGTTGTCCTCATTGGCTAAATGTTGATTTTATAAGGCTCTGTGTGCAAAGAATTCCATCAGATATTACTCATTAAGTCAGTTAGTCAttcgataaatatttattgagtgcctactctgcACTGAGGATATGGAAGTGGACAAGACAGACGACATTCCTCCTTTCCTGGAGCTTATGTTCTGGCAAGGGAGACAATGAACAAATacctaactaaataaatatggtTGTTGCAGAGTGTGATGATTGCTGGTTGTTGGGAGGGGAAAATGTCCCCTTTCCTCTCTTGGTTTTTTTAGCTGGTCGAATAACTAAaatgacataagacagattaaccagagaaagacaaatttaatTAAGTACTGTGGGGAATCCACATTCCATGAAAGATTCCAAAGACAGTCAGGCTAAATGAGATCTATATGTCATTCCAGACTAAAGAGAAAGGGGTAGAAGTCTGGGACttcaaagggaaagaaagcaattcagaggaagatgaaaaagagcaaacgtttggtaaacaaatgttttctgCACCATACAGAAACAATACGTTgcagagaggaattttaacaaacagactTTGCTGGGTtctgtgaaaggaaaataaaaatggagtaggtattgctaagagagctctctaaaatgGAGCCAGGAGGCTACTAAAGAAGGATGACTTATGCACATCTCAGCTGGGATGGAATCTGACCTTTTGACGTGATGAAGTCATCCAGACTTCACCTGACTTCATCCACAACACCTGCCAAATACTCAAAATGTTAATTGGATCCTTACCCTAAAATAACTTGTGACAGCCTGTCTATTTGTTGGACCCCTACCCTAAAACAACTTATGATTCCTTatggacaaatattttctgactGCAGTCaaagtcatcacaattctcgccCGGCTACTTTTAACAACCTCGTGGCTTTCTGGGGTTTTTTGGCTTTAACGACCCCTGACTCTTTTTCTCAGAACACTCTTTCAGGGTTATCCAAATCTGTATCTGctgaattgcaattcttaagaccccaaataaactCTTCCCTTCTTTGCAGGCTCCTGCATTACTTTTTGGTTGACAGCTCTTCCCTGTCTAAAACAACTAGTTCATGTTATACTATAGTTATCTATGGTGATAGCTCCCTTCCCGGAACAGGTCCTCTACTacttttaggcagttagggggaaggtcaaaggTTCTTCCCAAGTCTTTGGGCCTTGGTTGTTTTCAGCTCCAAATAAACCACATGCTTATAGCACTTGAAATCCTGGGCACTGAATTTCAATACAGCTGTCATCACTGCAGAGAATAGAGTAAAGAAATAGGACAGAAACAGGATGTCCTACAGAATATTCAGAGGGCTCTTAAACTTAGCCAGTTTTCTCTCAAAAAAGGATGATAGCTTCATCTTCCCAGCAAAGGCTCTAAATAGGAATGAATCTTGGCATTGTAACTCCTTTGAATTATCTCATGTTGTTCTATAGATATGCAgttaaaaggcatttaaaaaatcttagatTGGATGATGCAATCATACCAGAGCTTCTTGAAGGGACCAAAGAAGCACCAACATTATTTACTAGGAAGAAAATGCCTCatgaataaacagaaatctcccccccaaaaaaattcacATGCCAAAGTGGTACATCTTGGGGCAACTTATTCTGAACTACTGCACTATGGAAGAAATAAACAGGGTTGTCCAATGGAGAATAACCAAGGAAGACCTCTTAGAAAGAGTGGTCAGGGAGGCACCTTTAAGAAGTGACATCTGAGTGGAGATCTGGATGTGAATGAGGTAGCCATGCCTACAGCTGAGGGAGGAGCATTTTGTGCAGACTTGACAGCCAGTGCAAAGACACACACTGAGAGGAGGTGCTTAAAACTGGAGGTTTGTAGACCTTATTCTCATGCTCAGATGCATAAGACCAAGTTCTAGGCACCTGTGTTGTAATGGGGCTATAACAGGGCTTACTGTTATTTCATAGACTAGCAATAGTGGTATAGCAATAAACAAAAAAGATTCTGTAGTCCTCTTGCAAAAAAAGTATTCATGTTCTAAAACTTACAAAAGGCCCCTGTTTTGCATgcaaacagaaaaacagagaagagaacCGAAAGAGGTATCAGATATCATCTAATCCAACTCATTTTAGAATCGAAAACAGTGGTCCAAAAAGGGGAGCTGGAAGTCCCACGTTCACATGACTTGATAGTGGCAGAACTGAGATTAGAACTCCGAATTTGAAACTCCATATGCTTTTTTCCTTAACAGGTTAGGGATGAAATATCTGTAATTGGCAGGCACTCAAATGATTTGtatcaaatatttgttttgaaaatgatAAACCTGATTTTCCTCCTCTCAGATTTCTCCCACTTAGTTTTCCATCTAGCTCGAAGCTCTCCCAAATTCCTTTGTTAAAAAGGAAACCAACTTTGACTAAGGTGCTCACCCCCTTACCTGAATGTGCAAGCAGTGTGTGTAACACCCTTTGGCCACCAGAGGGAACTGAAGGCTGCTACTCAGAGTAAAAGTTCTCATTTCTGTACCCAAGTTCTGACGGGGCAGCCTGAGAATCTTCCTGACAATATGGGGAGGCAGAGTTGGACGCAGGAAATGGAGGCGGGGCGTCGGCTCACAGACCTGCGGCCCCCACCTGCTCAGGTGACTGGCCCAGGGCAGCTGAGGGGAGTTACCTCACCTTTGTTGAACAACTCAGCCTCAGAGAGCCAGCTCCGCCAGAGCCAGAGCTGACAAACTCCTGCACCTGCACCACCACGCGGCATTTGGAACAACGATGAAAATGGGGGTTTGAGGCCAGGCCAGAGAGATGAGGACTCACCCTGAGGAGATGTGACCGAAGCTTATAATTATAAAGACGGCAGATTGGTGATATGAGCTTACTTACCAATTCCCAGAGCATCAAAAAGAGGAAGCACCCCTGAAGAGACTGATCATTTGAGGAGGAACAAAGGGAAATGCCACTTACATGGGGTGAGGGGTCAGCAAGGGCAAGACATTTGTGAAACCACTGCCTCCAAGCCTGATGACTTAGGTCCATAACTGGCTTCCATGAGTTCGAATTCGTGCATGGTGTTAACACATATAtgctgaatctaaaaaaaaaaaaaaaaaaaaggttctgaagaacttaggggcaggacaggaataaagacgcagacgtagagaatggacttgaggacacggggagggggaagggtaagctggggcaaagttagagagtggtagtgtatatatgtacatatatacactaccaaatgtgaaatagatagctagtgggaagcagccacatagcacagggagatcagcccggtgctttgtgaccacctagaggggtgggatagggagggagggagggagacacaagagggaggggatatgagaatatatatatatatatagctgattcactttgttatacagcagagactaatacaacattgtaaagcaattatactccaataaagatgttaaaaaacaaacaaatccgtGCATGGAATCCTGATAATCCCTAAGTGTCTCTGTCTGAGAGACTCCTGGGCCAGGAGTAGTTTATAAGGTGTTAAATTTGGGGGCTTCTATCTGTCCCACTGGGACCCTTCCTGCTCTTCGGTGCGGATATTGAAGTAAACGGAAAGGAGGGGCATACGTGGAAAACGCAGCATTTCCTCTCAGATGCCAGGTAGTCATATCCAAAGGTATTGAAGGAAGGCGTACGGGTGAAGAGACTGGTCCTTTCCTAGTAGTATGACTTAGGCAACTGcttaatttctctaagcctcCGTTTTTCCATCCGTCAAACAAAACAAATCCCATTTAGGACGATTTCCCAATCCTGACAGGGCCGGGCCGGAACGGTAGGAAGGTGGATCAACAGTCCGGCCCCAGCAGGCTGAGGAGCCGGCCTAGGGACACGCCCCCCCGCCCACCACTCCCGTACTCCGATTGGTTCTCTTCGGAGGGGCGGGACCGGCTTGCCCGAGGTGGGCGGGGCCGGTAGCGCTGGGCGAGTCCCGTAACGCTGGGCCAGCCTTGGGCCTCCTAGGTCGCAGGGCTCCGGACTTTCGAAGGGGTCACCGCCATGGCCGGGTGTGCCCGTGGGTCCGCGCGTGCAGTGCTCGCCTTCCTGCTGGCGCCCGCACTGGTGGCCCTGCTGGTGGCGCCGGCGCAGGGCCGGGGTGGCCGGGGCCACGGGGACTGGGGCGCCGCCGAGCTGCTGCCGCCCCGCGAGAACGCGGCGCTGGTGGCTCGCTTCGTGACGAACGTCTGCGACTGGGGCGCGCTGGCCACCATCTCCACTCAGGAGGGGGTGCGCGGCCGGCCCTTCGCCGACGTCTTATCGCTCAGCGACGGGCCCCCGGCCAAGGGCAGCGGCGTGCCCTACTTCTACCTGAGCCCGATGCAGCAGTCGGTGGGCAACCTGAAGGTGAGCGGGCGGGGCCGTGTGGCTCCGCGGGCCGGAGCGCGCGCGAGCCTTTCGACTATAGCTTGAATTATGCCTGCGAAGGAGAGCCAGCCTCGTAGAGATAAGAATTTGAACCCATCCCAAACCCCTGCCTCTTCTCTCCCGCGTTGGCCGGGCTGACATTGCAGCTTTCCAGTTGTTGGGCAACTAAATACCAGGAATTTCACACACGCCCTCGCCACCGCGCCACGCACTTGGGGCGAATTCTTTACCAGCACCTGGAGGACTTCTCAGCCCTGAGTTGTCTTGGGGCATGGTGTCTCGTTAACTGGGCTCTAATTATTAAAAGTTTTACTGGGTGTAGAGGCTGTTGGGTAGTTTAGCACTTTGTATAAGTGGCTTCGGGATTTCTCTTTGACACCGCTTCTTTTGAGCCAAGGATTTTTTCTTCAGCAGCATGAAGCCAACAGACAACTTCGTGAATGATTATTGCAGACTTTAGGCCTCGTGTGCACATGAGCTTCCCCGTTAGGGATCGGACCTTTTGGAGGGCCATGTTCTTACCCTTTGCCCACCATTTGGGGCAAGGCCAGGTTAACACCTCTCTGGTGACCCCTGCTGTGTCACGAGCAGTGTCACAGCTTGGGAGACTAGAGCCATACTGAGTCCAGGAATGGAGCCTGACTTGGGGAAGGTTCTTTTGACAAAAGATCACAGGTTTGAGGTTAACACTGTTGATGGAGATAAGATGAAAGAAACCTGATATTTGCTGAAGCACTCACCGTGTGCCAGGCTGACCTTTCCATTCATCTTCCACTCATTGTCTCTTTTAATAACCTTTGAGGGGGCTGTTGCCATCCTCATTCTGCAGATAAAGAACTTGAGGCTTAAATaggttatgtaacttgcccaaagccttTGGCCACACTTGAATTTCACCCCAGATCCATCTGCCTTCAAAACACAGGTCATAGAGTGGTGGCCCATGAGCTGATCAGGCCCACAGACAGGTTTTCTTTCGcagagttctgttttgtttttaataaatctgAATTAATTATCAACATTCAAAAATGGAGATTGCAACTAAACGTCTAAATTTCTAACTTCCTGAAACATTGGAAGCTCTGTGGCACTGGGGGCCTGCATTCTTTGAGCAGAACCAGAAGCAGCTGCCTCCTTAGCCAAGACACATACACCCCCATTCATCATTTTCTTATTCCCAGCCCACTCTCCTCCACCCCCTTAGACATTTGCCCAGAGCAAGCTCATTCCACTCCCACCAGTGCTGTTCAAACTTGGCTGCAAATACAGTCAGCTGGGAAGACTTCTAAAAAGGCAATTCCAAGACATTTcactaaaaacacattttatttaaaaaaaaatcccaaatccCTCCCTGATGCTTCTAATATTGGGGGAGGGCAGTGAGAACCACTGctatacatgaatatatttaaacTTTTGCTGATATTATCTTCCTCATTTTAGGAAATGTGGAAACTCAAACTCAGAGGTGCAGAGACTCACTTGTGATTAGTCAGCTAATGGCTGTCAGGTGGAACTTGAGCTCAGGTCTTTGACATCTCTAGAAAAAGGCAGTGGTGAGGCACTTACCCAGGATTTCAGGTCCGTGATTGCAGTGAAAAGGCATGGCCATATCAGAATTAGTCTGACTCTGATGCCGTCGATTAACCAGTCAAAGCTGGTTTCTGCCTTCTACTTTTCCCCTCCTTCTGACCTCTGTCTTCTTCCTGTCTGCCCTTGTGTACGCTACCCACCAGATTTACATGAACAAAATACCACTCAGCATTGCCGTCTGCCCAGAAACCTTTAGCAACATCTGGCTGCCTAGAGCTGCATAGGATTCACCTGGgtgtttgttaaaaatgcagataccTGGGCTGGGAATGGAGCCCAGAAATCagcattttaacaagctctccaagcAAGTGGTTATTGGAAAGCACTGACAGATGCCAGCCTATAAAATACAATCTTGACTCCTTAGCTTGGAAGTGAACCACCCTCACTACCCCCAGCCCCCGACCTCCCCCCACCTTGTCCCCAACCCCCTTCCCTCAGAAAGCCTTTCTTTCAAGCAAATTGGATTTTCACTACTCACAGTCGTGTCTTACACTTTCCCAGTTCTGTGTTTTTGCAGTTACCATTCCCTTTACCTTTAATACGTCTTCCCACTTTTGTGCTGATTTGCCTATCTTATAAGGCTTTCTAGAGTTTCCATATCACTCCAGGCTATGCTGACATCTTCTTACTGTGAACTTCAAATACACTTAACTGTACCATCACTTGGCAATTAGTTATGTGCTGCTTTTTGACCTCTTCTGTGTCTTtgtgttgcatttttttttttttttttttttttttttgctgtacgcgggcctctcactgctgtggcctctcccgttgcggagcacaggctccggacacacaggctccgcggccatggctcgcgggcccagccgctccgtggcacgtgggatcttccgggataggggcacgaacccgtgtcccctgcatcggcaggcggactctcaaccactgcgccaccatggaagccctgtgttgcatttttaaaattttatttatgtctgACTTTTCAACCAGATTATAAACttacagagaagggaaagaccttaTCTGAGTCTCCCCCTCCCCTATTTTTGGTCTCCTATAGTGCCTTACCTAATAGTTTGTCGACAGCAAATATTTGGCCTAATGATTCCAAAGAGATCTCTTTATGACTCACTGTTTTGATGGGTCACTGTGAGATGGCACAATTCCCCACACAAGACACTTGGGGTTTAAAACACTAAATACAGCAGGTGAATTTTACTGTAATCTGTCAACAATGCGTTTTATGAAGCTGATTTCTGAATAAGAAAGAGATAGAAATTTTGCTTGCATCACATTTTTAATCTAAGAATTCTCTTATTGCTAGAACAGCAGCTTCTCCAGTTTTGAAATCACATGACAGTTTCTGCTAGCATAAGATAACCAGGAAGCATGATTCAGCTACTTTCTTGCTTAAATTGTACAATTAGCTAGTTGAGCCACTGTGGTATTTTTATGCACTAGTTTCACATTAGTCTAGTCCTTTAGTTCTTTCAGTGAAGACTAGAGATCAGCCTTGTATTTGGGTGGTACTGTAATTATAATTCATCTGGTGAATATGGGACAAATTAAgagtttaagagaaaaaaagtgttaaaataaTTCTTACCAAGTCAATTAACTTTAAATATGAAACAACCTCCAACACACCTTTTTTGGAGAGAGGGTAAAGATCATTCTCTATCCAAGTAGTAATTTTCCCAAGTGGAAGGTGGTATTTTCCAATTCATTTTTTCATGGAAGAACGGTCAAGCTCTGGGGACGGTATGCAACTTGTGAAATTTATTACCTCTCCAGAGACAGTATTTCACATGAGAGGTCTTCATTTTCTCTCTACAGGAGAATCCATATGCTACGCTGACCATGTCTTTGGCAGAGACTAGTTTCTGCAGGAAATATGGATTTGATCCCCAAAGTCCCCTCTGTGCTCACATAATACTATCAGGAACTGTTATCAAGGTAAATAGTTATCCTACAAGAACAGATACTTGTTTTAGAAGAGCATCATGTTATTAACAATGAAGGAAGAGCTatcttagaataaaataaaattgatttgtgGTTGAGATACAGAGTTAGAATATGTTCTAGTATGTAATTTCATGAAAGCTAACAGTTTTAATCAGTTGCTTTCATATAGGTGTTCAGTAAGATATTTATGAGGAAAATGAACTATTTTTTGAAGCCGAACAGATATAACAGCTATTAAGTGCATATATGAGGAACATCTGCTCAGCCAAAGTTTATACTCCTGACCATGTTGTACATTGTACAATATTTCCCATGTTTGGGTTCCTTGTCTCCATATTTTAACAGTGGCTTAGAGCAGAGAGTGGATTTAGTAGGTTAAAAGGGGAGTATCCATTATTAAATACTAGAAATGAATTTAGTTTGGGGTGAGTGCTAGAGGGAAGAGGTTAAATAAAATCGTGGGAAGGGCAAAGGGCGAGGTGTCATGGGAACTGATCTGATCGCCAAGCAGCAGACCAGCTTCTTGACCTTGTCAATCATGAATACCTCAGATAAGTTTTGTCTGTGGTCTCAAAATTCTATGTGGATGCATCTCTAGAGTTGAGTGTCCTTCACTGGCAAGAGAAAGAGGGGCTGCAGATACTCTTGAGTTCCATTGTGCTTCTTCTAAAGACGTTTATCCTTTGTGTACACTCATCTACGTGTTTAACATGTGCATGTAATGGGATAAAAGTGCTAATGTTACATAGCATAACCACCAGTAGCATTTTATTATAGCACTTTGTGCCAATTACTCTGATAGCTCAAAATTGCTATTTAGCAGTGAAAATTGGTACTCATGATGGTTTCCCACTTTATTATAGTATGTGTTATC includes these proteins:
- the CREG1 gene encoding protein CREG1 isoform X1 — encoded protein: MAGCARGSARAVLAFLLAPALVALLVAPAQGRGGRGHGDWGAAELLPPRENAALVARFVTNVCDWGALATISTQEGVRGRPFADVLSLSDGPPAKGSGVPYFYLSPMQQSVGNLKENPYATLTMSLAETSFCRKYGFDPQSPLCAHIILSGTVIKVSEAEMDVAKNSLFIRHPEMKTWPSSHNWFFAKLNITNIWVLDYFGGPKIVTPEEYYNATFQYS
- the CREG1 gene encoding protein CREG1 isoform X3, yielding MAGCARGSARAVLAFLLAPALVALLVAPAQGRGGRGHGDWGAAELLPPRENAALVARFVTNVCDWGALATISTQEGVRGRPFADVLSLSDGPPAKGSGVPYFYLSPMQQSVGNLKENPYATLTMSLAETSFCRKYGFDPQSPLCAHIILSGTVIKVSEAEMDVAKNSLFIRHPEMKTWPSSHNWFFAKLNITNIWVLDYFGGPKIVTPEEYYNATFQ